One window of the Dermacentor andersoni chromosome 10, qqDerAnde1_hic_scaffold, whole genome shotgun sequence genome contains the following:
- the LOC126518991 gene encoding uncharacterized protein translates to MRQVAVVLELRRGLLPAMGPSLSSYRSIIALKVQKSMVEAVTKVPTRKDSQYKMVHTTDLYYRGWTAYRAPSTEANLVPEVGASQLCGSTSFARPVETRFLRLGHGPQGRCRGHRQFLQ, encoded by the exons atgag gcaagttgctgttgtgctggagctgaggagaggtctgctgcctgcaatgggtccatctctctcaagttatcgcagtattatagctctcaaa gttcaaaaaagtatggtggaagctgttaccaaggttccgaccagaaaagacagccagtataaaatggtccacaccactgatctctactacaggggatggacagcatatcgagcaccctcgactgaagccaaccttgtcccggaagttggtgcttcacaactttgcggcagcacttcgtttgcacgg cctgtggagacaaggtttcttagacttGGCCATGgacctcaaggaagatgccgaggccacaggcagttcctccagtga